One window of the Xiphophorus couchianus chromosome 12, X_couchianus-1.0, whole genome shotgun sequence genome contains the following:
- the LOC114155076 gene encoding phospholipid phosphatase 1-like produces MMVGEQQEGDTCAAERLRLVSPPESSRKLFTEDTNPKAAKMFEASGIPVIFDVVCLVLVGLPFFILTPRHSPFKRGFFCNDESIRFPYKEDTISYQLLLGVMIPFTLIALLCGEFLSVYMCRIKSRSLKRKWMMCVYKAVGSSLFGAAASQSLTDIAKYSIGRLRPYFLAVCKPVWNQIDCKTGGYIENFTCTGNDFEVTEARLSFYSGHSSFSMYCMLFLTLYLQARMRSKWSRLLRPTLQFFLIATAVYVGLTRVSDYKHHWSDVCAGLLQGGLVAVFTVFCVSNFFSLPVEPVVSQAEENPHSNSQENPNNSNHYNSTE; encoded by the exons ATGATGGTCGGTGAGCAGCAGGAAGG AGACACATGTGCGGCAGAAAGGCTGCGCCTCGTCTCTCCTCCTGAAAGCAGCAGGAAACTTTTCACTGAAGACACAAACCCGAAAGCAGCGAAGATGTTTGAAGCCTCGGGAATCCCTGTCATCTTCGATGTTGTCTGCCTTGTCCTCG TTGGACTTCCATTTTTCATCCTTACTCCCAGACACAGCCCCTTCAAGCGGGGTTTCTTCTGCAACGATGAGTCCATCAGATTCCCCTACAAAGAGGACACCATATCCTACCAGCTGCTCCTCGGAGTCATGATTCCCTTCACACTCATAGCT CTCCTCTGCGGTGAGTTTCTATCGGTGTACATGTGTCGCATCAAGAGCCGGTCTTTGAAGAGGAAATGGATGATGTGCGTCTACAAAGCCGTGGGGAGCAGCTTGTTTGGAGCCGCCGCCAGCCAGTCTCTGACTGACATTGCTAAATACTCCATCGGCCGACTGCGGCCGTACTTCCTGGCTGTTTGCAAACCGGTGTGGAATCAGATTGACTGTAAAACTGGAGGATACATAGAGAACTTCACCTGCACTGGAAATGATTTTGAGGTGACCGAAGCCAG ATTGTCCTTTTATTCCGGTCACTCGTCCTTCTCCATGTACTGCATGCTGTTCCTTACC CTGTACCTTCAAGCCAGGATGAGGTCAAAGTGGTCTCGGCTTCTGCGTCCCACCCTCCAGTTCTTTCTGATTGCCACTGCAGTGTATGTGGGTTTGACCCGAGTGTCTGACTACAAACACCACTGGAGTGACGTGTGTGCTGGCCTCTTGCAAGGCGGTTTGGTGGCTGTTTTCACA GTCTTCTGTGTCTCTAACTTCTTTTcgctgccagtggaaccagtggTATCGCAGGCGGAAGAGAACCCTCACTCCAATTCACAGGAAAATCCCAACAATAGTAACCACTATAACAGCACTGAATGA